The sequence TGATGGTGGAGCCAGGCAGGTTTCTCAAGAAAACCATGGTCCCTATAGCTATAAAAGTTTCAATTTTTGACATGTATATTCTTTAACCTATACATTTCCGATTCCGGGCTGTTTGTTCACTGGAAGCAGCAAATTTTGGGTTCTAGACTCTAGCTTAGGATTCAAATTGAGGACGAACATAATTGAATGTGCATTTCATAATTATATTTGAATGAATTGCTGTATGATACAGATTTAAGTTATACTAGATTGACATGAAATTGAGTTTCTATTATTCAACGAATAATATGATGCATTTGCAGCTATCAGCATTAGTTTCTAACAGTATCTACAGGATAAAATTGTATTCTATCTGACCATGCATTTTCTTCTTCTGGAATCAAATCCGAAATGCATTTCCAAACAGCACTGTTTGTCTTAAACCCACTTCCGAATGCAATCTGCCAAATCTTGTCTCCTTTCTTCACCTTTCCTTTTGCTTCCAGGTAGCAGAGCTCGTACCAGAGGGAAGACGACGACGTATTTCCGAACCTGTACAGAGTCATCCTAGAAGCTTCTACATCTTCTTTGGTCAACTTGAGAGTGATCTCCATAGCATCAATCACAGCTCTGCCTCCAGCATGTATGCAGAAATGCTCGAACGCCTTTTTGAAATTCGGTATGTAAACTTCTCTTTTCTGTTGGCTGATTTTCTCTGAAATGTATCGGAGAACTACCGACCATGCATATCGAACCTGTTCGGAGAATGGCAGCACAAGCGGGCCTAATTCCGATATATTGATACGCAAAGCTTTTCTGGCAACATGAACAAGTGCTCGTGACAGGGAAACTCCGACATATCCGTCTTTATCAGGCTGTTGAATTACAGAGCAGTAAGCTTCATCGTCTGAACCCGCGTGGGTTCGGATGACATGAAGTAGCTTGTACTTTGCTGTGTTCCTGTCTTGTTTCTTGTTAGATAACAGAATCCCAGCGCCTCCCATTCGGAAGATGGTATTAGCAATGAGCATAGATTTGATTTTTCCCTTGTAACCATTCGGAGAGATGGCTTCCATACTTAGAACCAAAGCCAACGAGTTATTATGAACTTTAAGAAGATCTTTGGCTAAGTTTATCGACAAAAGTCCCGCACTGCAACCCATTCCACTCAAGCTGACGCTTTTCACGTTGCTTCGCAACCCGAATTTGTTTATGATCATCGCTGAGATCGACGGAGTAGGACAGAACAAGCTACAGTTCGTCACCAATATGTCGATGGATTTCGGGTTTATTTTATGCTTCTTGAATAGATCTCTGACGATTGTGAAGAGAACTTCTTCGACTTCTTCTTGAGATTTTTTTATCGAAGAGCTTGGCGGTAACTCGTGAGTTGGAGGAGGTACACAAGCTTCATCTCCAATTCCTGATCTTTGAAGAACTTTGGCTTGGAAATCGATCGTCTCTCTCACAGCGTCTTCATAGTTCTCGAAATGCTCGATGAAATTAGAGTACGTGACTCGCAAATGATCCGGTGGACGATAACAGACGAAATCGAGGAGGAAAATCGATTTTGACCGGAAAGTAAAATAGGCAACTATGGGAACTAGTAGTAGAAAACCTGATCCTGCTAGAATGTAGGAAATTGAGAAATCAGTGGAGACGTAAGTCATGATCTTTGAAATCATGTTTTTCTTTTTGTTGATTTTCAGATGACAGAGGTTATTTAATGTTAATTTAGTTTTATAGCAAGAGAGGAGTTATACATATGCAAATGCAACCATTTCTCTCTTTTGGTTATTACTTGCTTTACAAGCAAAATTTAGGGTTTCTCTTTCTCTCTCACATGCAATTTGTGGTGGCGTAAATTTATCTGACTTCTCTCTTATATATATAGTCCTGGAAATACTGAGAGATGAAAAACTAGCTTGGCGCCAAAAAAGCTGATTATAAGCAA is a genomic window of Rutidosis leptorrhynchoides isolate AG116_Rl617_1_P2 unplaced genomic scaffold, CSIRO_AGI_Rlap_v1 contig490, whole genome shotgun sequence containing:
- the LOC139884012 gene encoding 3-ketoacyl-CoA synthase 7, which codes for MTYVSTDFSISYILAGSGFLLLVPIVAYFTFRSKSIFLLDFVCYRPPDHLRVTYSNFIEHFENYEDAVRETIDFQAKVLQRSGIGDEACVPPPTHELPPSSSIKKSQEEVEEVLFTIVRDLFKKHKINPKSIDILVTNCSLFCPTPSISAMIINKFGLRSNVKSVSLSGMGCSAGLLSINLAKDLLKVHNNSLALVLSMEAISPNGYKGKIKSMLIANTIFRMGGAGILLSNKKQDRNTAKYKLLHVIRTHAGSDDEAYCSVIQQPDKDGYVGVSLSRALVHVARKALRINISELGPLVLPFSEQVRYAWSVVLRYISEKISQQKREVYIPNFKKAFEHFCIHAGGRAVIDAMEITLKLTKEDVEASRMTLYRFGNTSSSSLWYELCYLEAKGKVKKGDKIWQIAFGSGFKTNSAVWKCISDLIPEEENAWSDRIQFYPVDTVRN